A genome region from Sphingobium sp. CR2-8 includes the following:
- a CDS encoding 2-dehydro-3-deoxygalactonokinase, protein MSGFAVIGDWGTSRLRLFRVEDGVIVARRDGPGIGAVGRAAEAALADTIAPWLADGTPQSITLCGMVGARDGWVEAPYADCPADADTWRQAAVRFDWRGAPLAIMAGLACEDAVGMPDVMRGEETQIFGAIARDTALAQGRRLIVLPGTHNKWSLVEDGRILAFRTVPTGELFALLRDQSTLGPKVDVTDLAQESAGFAEGLDRAGSAQLLLSLFAARAMRLRSGRSPDWALGYLSGLLIGCEVAEICATMGVVEDVVLIGDKRLSARYAQALAARGIGSHVLDGDACALAGLGFMGEIVA, encoded by the coding sequence ATGAGCGGTTTTGCCGTGATTGGCGATTGGGGCACCAGCCGCCTGCGGTTGTTTCGCGTGGAGGACGGCGTGATCGTTGCCCGTCGCGACGGACCCGGGATAGGCGCGGTCGGTCGCGCGGCAGAGGCGGCGCTTGCCGATACGATCGCCCCCTGGCTGGCCGATGGCACGCCGCAATCCATCACCCTGTGCGGCATGGTCGGCGCGCGTGACGGTTGGGTCGAGGCGCCCTATGCCGACTGCCCGGCCGACGCCGACACATGGCGGCAGGCGGCGGTGCGCTTCGACTGGCGCGGCGCGCCGCTCGCCATCATGGCGGGGCTGGCCTGCGAAGATGCGGTCGGCATGCCCGATGTGATGCGCGGCGAGGAAACCCAGATTTTCGGCGCGATCGCCCGCGATACCGCCCTGGCGCAGGGGCGTCGCCTGATCGTGCTGCCCGGCACCCACAATAAATGGTCGCTGGTGGAAGACGGCCGCATCCTGGCCTTCCGCACCGTGCCGACCGGCGAACTTTTCGCGCTGCTGCGCGATCAATCGACGCTGGGGCCGAAGGTCGACGTCACCGACCTCGCCCAGGAATCCGCCGGTTTTGCCGAAGGGCTGGATCGCGCGGGCAGCGCACAACTGTTGCTTTCGTTGTTCGCCGCCCGCGCCATGCGGCTGCGCAGCGGGCGTTCGCCTGACTGGGCGCTGGGCTATCTGTCCGGGCTGCTGATCGGCTGCGAAGTCGCGGAAATATGCGCGACGATGGGCGTGGTGGAGGATGTCGTCCTGATCGGCGACAAACGGCTTTCGGCCCGCTATGCGCAGGCGCTGGCGGCGCGGGGCATCGGTTCGCACGTGCTGGACGGCGACGCCTGCGCGCTGGCGGGCCTTGGTTTCATGGGAGAGATAGTGGCATGA
- a CDS encoding 2-dehydro-3-deoxy-6-phosphogalactonate aldolase: MTLDELLADGAPPVCAILRGIKPSEAVDVSAALVDAGIRILEVPFNSPDPLESIAAMQAAFGDRALIGGGTVLSVAAVEALHDAGGRIMVTPNTHPAVIARGAELGLELLPGFMTPSEAFAAIAAGAKRIKLFPAAQLGVAYVKAVKDVLPKHVGVWAVGGTGADTIRQWLAGGCEGIGVGGALYKPGDDATIVGQRGRDLVAAWKAIKA; the protein is encoded by the coding sequence ATGACCCTCGACGAATTGCTGGCCGACGGCGCGCCGCCGGTCTGCGCGATCCTGCGCGGGATCAAGCCGAGCGAAGCGGTCGACGTCAGCGCCGCCCTGGTCGACGCGGGCATCCGCATTCTGGAAGTGCCGTTCAACTCGCCCGATCCGCTCGAAAGCATCGCCGCGATGCAGGCGGCCTTCGGCGACCGCGCGCTGATCGGTGGCGGCACGGTGCTGAGCGTCGCGGCGGTCGAGGCGCTGCATGATGCGGGCGGGCGCATCATGGTGACGCCCAACACCCATCCGGCCGTGATCGCGCGCGGCGCGGAACTGGGGCTGGAACTGTTGCCCGGCTTCATGACGCCCAGCGAAGCCTTTGCCGCGATCGCCGCTGGCGCAAAGCGGATCAAGCTGTTCCCGGCCGCCCAGCTGGGCGTGGCCTATGTGAAGGCGGTGAAGGATGTGCTGCCCAAACATGTCGGCGTATGGGCCGTGGGCGGCACCGGCGCGGACACGATCCGGCAATGGCTGGCCGGTGGCTGCGAAGGCATCGGCGTGGGCGGCGCGCTCTACAAGCCGGGCGACGATGCGACGATCGTGGGCCAGCGCGGCCGCGATCTGGTGGCGGCATGGAAGGCGATCAAGGCCTGA
- a CDS encoding response regulator, whose product MLRELGYDVIPVADGPAALAALEAADAPIDLLFTDVVLPGGMTGADLGHIARARWPDMKILFTTGYARDAIVHHGRLDMGVDLLPKPFGYADLAAKIREILDRPVERTEGVA is encoded by the coding sequence GTGCTACGCGAGCTGGGTTATGATGTCATCCCGGTCGCCGACGGCCCGGCTGCCTTAGCGGCGCTGGAAGCGGCGGACGCGCCGATCGACCTGCTGTTCACCGACGTGGTGCTGCCCGGCGGCATGACCGGGGCAGATCTGGGCCATATCGCCAGGGCGCGCTGGCCGGACATGAAAATCCTGTTCACCACGGGCTATGCTCGCGACGCCATCGTCCATCATGGCCGACTGGACATGGGCGTCGATCTGTTGCCCAAGCCGTTCGGCTATGCCGACCTGGCCGCCAAGATACGCGAGATACTCGATCGCCCGGTGGAAAGAACAGAGGGCGTGGCCTGA
- a CDS encoding hybrid sensor histidine kinase/response regulator yields MTAASTGPAAMIATQGPMGALIAQLDASSPLGSVDSWSPNLISTVRLMLSSKAEIALLWGPQFCALYNESYRPTIGDKHPRALGRPGHEVWAELWDDLGPLLHSVLDSGETVHAKDRPFYIERDGGRGETVYFDISYSPVFEADGAVGGVLCIVSETTQRVEAERAMLADRNRLWALARDPFLIADTRGVWLAASPAWTDILGWREDELIGRRSQWMEHPDDLSRTQERLDELANGQPVLRFDNRFRARDGSYRTFSWTAVPDGDLIYCVARDVTQQRADARALSEAEAALRQAQKMETLGQLTGGVAHDFNNLLQIVTGNLDLLQRALPADDARLQRMVARAAAGADRAAILTQRLLAFSRRQPLDPRPADPNRLVAGMSDLLHRTLGETITVATTGPAQSWPIEVDVNQMENALLNLAVNARDAMPDGGRLTIEVTNQLIATDQAAEEAEVAPGAYVVIGVADSGEGMDAAILAQAIEPFFTTKEVGRGTGLGLSMVYGFIKQSGGHMRVQSEPGQGTHVLLYLPRHHGSVAANDAHDTVAPVPSGEASASCCARMTTMSAPTRSKCYASWVMMSSRSPTARLP; encoded by the coding sequence ATGACCGCCGCATCGACGGGGCCAGCCGCGATGATCGCCACGCAGGGACCGATGGGCGCCCTGATCGCGCAACTGGACGCATCATCCCCGCTCGGCTCGGTCGATAGCTGGTCTCCCAACCTGATTTCGACCGTCCGTCTGATGCTGTCTTCCAAGGCGGAAATCGCGCTGTTGTGGGGGCCGCAATTTTGTGCGCTCTATAATGAAAGCTACCGGCCCACGATCGGCGACAAGCATCCGCGCGCGCTGGGCCGTCCCGGACATGAGGTATGGGCGGAACTTTGGGACGATCTTGGTCCTCTGCTTCATTCGGTGCTGGATAGCGGCGAAACCGTCCATGCCAAGGATCGCCCCTTCTATATCGAGCGCGATGGCGGACGCGGGGAGACCGTCTATTTCGACATCTCCTACTCGCCGGTGTTCGAAGCGGATGGCGCGGTCGGCGGCGTCCTGTGCATCGTCAGCGAGACGACGCAGCGCGTCGAGGCGGAACGCGCGATGCTGGCGGACCGCAACCGCCTATGGGCGCTGGCGCGCGACCCCTTCCTGATCGCCGATACGCGTGGGGTCTGGCTGGCCGCCAGTCCTGCCTGGACCGATATATTGGGATGGCGCGAAGACGAACTGATTGGCCGACGGTCGCAATGGATGGAACATCCCGACGACCTGTCGCGGACGCAGGAACGGCTTGACGAGCTGGCCAATGGCCAGCCCGTGCTGCGTTTCGACAACCGGTTCCGGGCCAGGGATGGCAGCTATCGCACGTTCAGCTGGACCGCCGTGCCAGACGGCGACCTTATCTACTGCGTCGCCCGCGACGTGACGCAGCAGCGCGCCGACGCCCGTGCGTTGAGCGAGGCAGAAGCGGCCCTGCGTCAGGCGCAGAAGATGGAGACGCTGGGCCAGCTGACTGGTGGGGTCGCGCATGATTTCAACAATCTGCTGCAAATCGTGACCGGCAATCTGGACCTGCTGCAACGCGCCCTGCCGGCCGACGATGCCCGGCTCCAGCGCATGGTCGCTCGCGCGGCGGCGGGCGCGGACCGCGCGGCGATATTGACCCAGCGCCTGCTCGCCTTTTCACGCCGCCAGCCGCTCGATCCGCGCCCCGCCGATCCCAACCGGCTGGTCGCTGGCATGTCCGACCTGCTGCACCGCACATTGGGCGAAACCATCACGGTCGCGACGACGGGACCGGCCCAGTCCTGGCCGATCGAGGTGGACGTCAACCAGATGGAGAATGCGCTGCTCAACCTGGCGGTCAATGCGCGCGACGCCATGCCGGACGGTGGCAGGCTGACCATCGAGGTCACGAACCAGTTGATCGCCACGGACCAAGCGGCTGAGGAGGCCGAGGTCGCGCCTGGCGCCTATGTCGTGATCGGCGTGGCGGACAGCGGCGAAGGGATGGACGCCGCGATCCTGGCCCAGGCGATCGAACCCTTCTTCACCACCAAGGAGGTCGGACGGGGCACCGGGCTGGGCCTGTCGATGGTCTATGGCTTCATCAAACAGTCGGGCGGCCATATGCGCGTCCAGTCCGAACCCGGCCAGGGGACGCATGTCCTGCTGTATCTGCCCCGCCATCATGGCAGTGTCGCAGCCAATGATGCGCATGATACGGTCGCCCCGGTTCCGTCGGGGGAGGCGAGCGCATCCTGCTGTGCGAGGATGACGACAATGTCCGCGCCTACTCGCTCGAAGTGCTACGCGAGCTGGGTTATGATGTCATCCCGGTCGCCGACGGCCCGGCTGCCTTAG
- a CDS encoding COX15/CtaA family protein, whose product MTASAFSRSRRSSNPRPAAIARWLLIVAFLVFCMVVVGGITRLTESGLSITQWKPITGAIPPLTHDQWMDAFRLYQQIPEYQQLRHAMTLSDFQFIFFWEWLHRLLGRLIGVAFALPLIWFAARRAIPAGYGWRLVALLALGGLQGAIGWWMVKSGLSVRTDVSHYRLAVHLLTALFIIGGLIWTALDLRALARSTRAQPAALRPFALVVFLILLVQLMLGAFTAGLDAGYVSNTWPLMNDHLVPEGITWLGSLWATVSSDPYLVHFLHRWWAWVAAVVLILLARRAKQAGQRGASIAINAMLGTQILLGIATVISGIALPLAVLHQAVGALLVASATWGAHAIGARR is encoded by the coding sequence ATGACAGCATCCGCCTTTTCCCGTTCCCGCCGCTCGTCCAACCCGCGTCCGGCGGCCATCGCGCGATGGCTGCTGATCGTGGCCTTCTTGGTGTTCTGCATGGTCGTGGTGGGGGGTATAACGCGCCTGACAGAATCGGGCCTGTCCATCACCCAGTGGAAGCCGATCACCGGCGCCATCCCGCCGCTGACCCACGACCAGTGGATGGACGCGTTCCGCCTGTACCAGCAGATCCCCGAATATCAGCAGCTACGCCACGCCATGACGCTGTCGGATTTCCAGTTCATCTTCTTTTGGGAATGGTTGCACCGGCTGCTCGGCCGGTTGATCGGCGTCGCCTTTGCCCTGCCGTTGATCTGGTTCGCGGCGCGGCGCGCTATTCCCGCTGGTTATGGCTGGCGACTCGTGGCGCTGCTGGCGCTGGGTGGATTGCAGGGCGCGATCGGCTGGTGGATGGTAAAGTCGGGCCTGTCGGTCCGCACCGACGTCAGCCATTATCGGCTGGCGGTGCATCTGCTGACGGCCCTGTTCATCATCGGCGGTCTGATCTGGACGGCGCTCGATCTGCGCGCGCTGGCGCGATCGACCCGCGCGCAGCCCGCCGCGCTGCGTCCCTTCGCGCTGGTCGTGTTCCTCATCTTGCTGGTCCAGTTGATGCTGGGCGCTTTCACCGCCGGGCTGGACGCGGGCTATGTTTCCAACACATGGCCGCTGATGAACGACCATCTGGTGCCCGAAGGGATCACATGGCTGGGGTCGCTCTGGGCGACGGTGTCGAGCGATCCCTATCTCGTCCACTTCCTCCATCGCTGGTGGGCGTGGGTCGCGGCCGTCGTGCTGATCCTGTTGGCCCGCCGTGCGAAGCAGGCGGGGCAGCGGGGCGCGTCGATCGCGATCAACGCCATGCTTGGCACACAGATATTGCTCGGCATCGCCACGGTCATCAGCGGCATCGCCCTGCCGCTCGCCGTGCTGCACCAGGCGGTGGGCGCACTGCTTGTCGCTTCGGCCACCTGGGGTGCGCATGCCATCGGCGCGCGCCGTTGA
- the rplM gene encoding 50S ribosomal protein L13, whose protein sequence is MKALMKTTKPATPATVEKKWILIDAEGAVVGRLASTVANILRGKHKTSFTPHVDCGDNVIIINAGKVKFTGRKLTDKVYYKHTGYAGGIKETTPQKILEGRFPERVLEKAVERMIPRGPLGRQQMRNLRIFAGAEHAHEAQNPEVLDFASRNRKNKVGA, encoded by the coding sequence ATGAAGGCGCTGATGAAGACCACCAAGCCGGCGACCCCGGCAACGGTCGAAAAGAAGTGGATCCTGATCGACGCCGAAGGCGCCGTCGTGGGCCGTCTCGCTTCGACCGTCGCGAATATCCTGCGCGGCAAGCACAAGACCAGCTTCACGCCTCACGTCGATTGCGGTGACAATGTCATCATCATCAACGCGGGCAAGGTGAAGTTCACCGGTCGCAAGCTGACCGACAAGGTCTATTACAAGCATACCGGCTATGCCGGCGGCATCAAGGAAACCACCCCCCAGAAGATTCTGGAAGGCCGTTTCCCCGAGCGCGTCCTGGAAAAGGCCGTCGAGCGTATGATCCCCCGTGGTCCGCTGGGCCGTCAGCAGATGCGCAACCTGCGCATCTTCGCCGGCGCCGAGCATGCGCATGAAGCCCAGAACCCCGAAGTGCTCGATTTCGCGTCGCGCAACCGCAAGAACAAGGTGGGTGCATAA
- the rpsI gene encoding 30S ribosomal protein S9: protein MSDNRQSLSDLASLTNTPAPVAAAPAAAAAAPAVEGEEAAPVIAAPVQPSAPLREQEIDSLGRAYATGRRKDAVARVWVKPGTGKITVNGRDQEVYFARPTLRLVINQPFGVTERNGQYDVIATVKGGGLSGQAGAVKHGIAQALSKYEPALRSAVKAEGFLTRDSRVVERKKYGKAKARKSFQFSKR from the coding sequence ATGTCCGATAACCGCCAGTCCCTGTCCGACCTCGCGTCGCTGACCAACACGCCTGCGCCCGTCGCCGCCGCGCCTGCCGCTGCCGCTGCTGCGCCCGCCGTCGAAGGCGAAGAAGCCGCGCCCGTCATCGCCGCACCGGTCCAGCCGTCCGCGCCGCTGCGCGAACAGGAAATCGACAGCCTCGGCCGCGCCTATGCGACCGGCCGTCGTAAGGACGCCGTCGCCCGCGTCTGGGTAAAGCCCGGCACCGGCAAGATCACGGTCAACGGCCGCGATCAGGAAGTCTATTTCGCCCGTCCGACCCTGCGTCTGGTCATCAACCAGCCGTTCGGCGTGACCGAACGTAACGGTCAGTATGACGTCATCGCCACCGTCAAGGGCGGCGGTCTGTCCGGCCAGGCCGGTGCGGTCAAGCACGGCATCGCCCAGGCGCTGTCGAAGTACGAACCGGCGCTGCGCAGCGCGGTCAAGGCCGAAGGCTTCCTGACCCGCGACAGCCGCGTCGTCGAACGTAAGAAGTACGGCAAGGCGAAGGCCCGCAAGAGCTTCCAGTTCTCGAAGCGCTAA
- a CDS encoding diacylglycerol/lipid kinase family protein produces the protein METKPLPKDAILVVNAHSRRGQDVFAEAKEKLEAAGVRLIAAHAVEDPEQMAATVRDAVASGAPMVIVGGGDGSMSGTVDELVGKDCVFGVLPLGTANSFARTLGLPLDLDGAVQAIAKGRRRRVDLGMIDNDYFVNAASLGLSPMIGRTVPHKLKRYLGRVGYLMWAVKCSVGFRAFRLTIDDGVKERRMWSTEVRILNGPYHGGVELSDHADVDTGEIVVQAVVGRSKPRLAWDWYAKFVKLRDRDAHTEEYHGTTFRIDTVPRQRISIDGEVLAKTPVTVKIAAGAVEVAVPGR, from the coding sequence ATGGAAACGAAGCCCCTTCCCAAGGACGCCATATTGGTCGTCAACGCCCACAGCCGCCGCGGACAGGATGTCTTTGCGGAGGCCAAGGAAAAGCTGGAGGCGGCGGGCGTCAGGCTGATCGCCGCCCATGCGGTGGAAGATCCCGAGCAGATGGCGGCCACGGTGCGGGACGCTGTCGCCAGCGGCGCACCGATGGTGATCGTGGGCGGCGGCGACGGCTCCATGTCGGGCACGGTGGACGAACTGGTGGGCAAGGATTGCGTGTTCGGGGTGCTGCCGCTCGGCACCGCGAACAGCTTCGCCCGGACATTGGGCCTGCCGCTCGACCTGGATGGCGCGGTGCAGGCGATCGCCAAGGGCAGGCGGCGCCGGGTCGACCTGGGCATGATCGACAATGATTATTTCGTCAACGCAGCCTCGCTCGGCCTGTCGCCCATGATCGGGCGGACGGTGCCGCATAAGCTCAAACGCTATCTGGGGCGGGTCGGCTATCTGATGTGGGCGGTCAAATGCTCGGTCGGCTTTCGCGCGTTCCGCCTGACGATCGACGATGGCGTGAAGGAACGGCGCATGTGGTCGACGGAGGTGCGCATCCTGAACGGTCCCTATCATGGCGGGGTCGAACTGTCCGACCATGCCGACGTCGATACCGGGGAAATCGTGGTGCAGGCCGTGGTCGGGCGCAGCAAGCCCCGTCTCGCCTGGGACTGGTACGCCAAATTCGTCAAGCTGCGCGATCGCGACGCCCATACCGAGGAATATCACGGCACGACGTTCCGGATCGACACCGTGCCGCGCCAGCGCATCTCCATCGACGGCGAAGTGCTGGCCAAGACGCCGGTGACGGTGAAGATCGCGGCGGGCGCTGTCGAGGTCGCGGTGCCGGGGAGATAG
- a CDS encoding metallophosphoesterase family protein — protein MARIAHLSDIHFGANDPKIVDAATAWLEERRPDLVVISGDFTQRARVAQFRQAAAWLNRLHAAGLKTLVIPGNHDVPLYDVVRRFARPLARYKRYISNDICPFYEDGEVAILGLNTARSLTIKDGRINHDQMDMLRDRFARVAPDKTRILVTHHPLFSMPIGRGGELSEAVGQHDDAVKAACEAGVHLALAGHFHRTYAESAQKMVEHSGGALVIQAGTATSTRLRNAEPQSFNWLHVRRNNEMELQVIVWDGAAFRRASHVEYRHGDDGWASRAVDDGPIVGELAVEAARA, from the coding sequence ATGGCCCGCATCGCTCATCTGTCCGACATCCACTTTGGCGCGAACGATCCCAAGATCGTCGACGCCGCCACCGCCTGGCTGGAGGAACGCCGGCCCGACCTGGTCGTCATCAGCGGCGATTTCACGCAGCGGGCGCGGGTGGCGCAGTTCCGGCAGGCCGCCGCCTGGCTCAACCGGCTGCACGCTGCGGGCCTCAAGACGCTGGTCATTCCGGGCAATCACGACGTGCCGCTCTATGACGTGGTGCGCCGCTTCGCGCGGCCGCTGGCGCGCTACAAACGCTATATCAGCAACGACATCTGCCCCTTTTACGAGGATGGCGAGGTCGCGATCCTGGGCCTCAACACTGCCCGGTCGCTGACGATCAAGGACGGGCGGATCAATCATGACCAGATGGACATGCTGCGCGATCGGTTCGCCCGGGTTGCGCCCGACAAGACCCGCATCCTGGTGACGCACCATCCGCTCTTTTCCATGCCGATCGGCCGGGGCGGGGAATTGAGCGAGGCGGTGGGCCAGCATGACGATGCGGTGAAGGCCGCGTGCGAGGCCGGGGTGCATCTGGCGCTGGCCGGTCATTTCCACCGCACCTATGCGGAGTCGGCGCAGAAGATGGTCGAACATAGCGGCGGCGCGCTGGTGATCCAGGCGGGCACGGCGACATCGACCCGCCTGCGCAACGCCGAACCGCAAAGCTTCAACTGGCTCCACGTCCGCCGCAACAACGAAATGGAGTTGCAGGTGATCGTCTGGGACGGCGCCGCCTTCCGCCGCGCGAGCCATGTGGAATATCGGCATGGCGACGACGGCTGGGCGTCGCGGGCTGTGGATGACGGGCCGATCGTGGGGGAACTGGCGGTAGAGGCGGCACGGGCGTGA
- a CDS encoding DUF433 domain-containing protein encodes METAEFGIGVYTALEAARMVGMSPATLRRWVLGYAHDGRSEEALWRSQYALDEDGVLLGFRDLIEARIVNALREKRIGLPTIRKCIERAREIVGDERPFSTQQFKTDGKTIFLEITRNLDEPVFIDLRKSQGVFKRVIEPSLQDLDFGPTGAERWWLLHGKRTVVADPTRSFGQPILADHGISTARIVEIVEAEGSVDRAAKVYEIKPRVIRDAIAYEVSIGNRRAA; translated from the coding sequence ATGGAAACCGCTGAATTTGGCATAGGCGTATATACCGCACTGGAGGCGGCCCGGATGGTCGGGATGAGTCCCGCTACGCTGCGTCGGTGGGTTCTCGGCTATGCACATGATGGTCGTTCAGAAGAAGCCTTATGGCGCTCACAATATGCGCTTGACGAAGACGGCGTTCTACTAGGGTTTCGCGACCTCATTGAAGCGAGAATTGTTAACGCATTGCGCGAGAAGCGTATCGGCCTACCTACGATCAGGAAGTGCATCGAACGCGCCCGAGAGATTGTAGGCGATGAGCGTCCATTTTCGACGCAACAGTTCAAGACCGATGGAAAGACGATCTTTCTTGAGATAACCCGTAACCTCGATGAGCCAGTTTTCATCGACCTTCGCAAGAGCCAAGGTGTTTTTAAAAGGGTAATAGAGCCAAGCCTACAGGATTTGGATTTTGGCCCGACTGGCGCAGAGCGCTGGTGGCTGCTGCATGGCAAGAGGACGGTTGTGGCAGACCCCACTCGTTCATTCGGCCAACCGATCTTGGCGGATCATGGGATCTCCACTGCACGAATTGTTGAGATTGTAGAGGCAGAAGGTTCGGTGGATCGAGCAGCGAAGGTTTATGAGATCAAACCACGCGTAATTCGTGATGCGATTGCCTACGAGGTCAGCATCGGCAATCGCAGAGCAGCGTGA
- a CDS encoding methyltransferase domain-containing protein, with protein sequence MDSRPDIFDRARRARHRDRMLPAFADHDFLYRAMLDELLDRLGDVQRDLPEALVIGCPDGSAKAALEAMGKRVACADPGFLAARAAHGVQADEDALPFADDSFDLVIACGTLDSVNDLPGALILMRRVLRPDGLMLAAFTGAGSLPRLKSALLAAEGDRPGQHVHPQVDVRSAGDLLSRAGFAMPVADGETLTIRYGDIMRLMHDLRGMGAGNVLDTRAPALTRAVLMRAASHFADAADPDGRTAEQMALVYLSGWKPDPSQAAPAKRGSATVSLAAALKGKG encoded by the coding sequence ATGGATTCCCGCCCCGACATTTTCGACCGCGCCCGCCGCGCGCGCCATCGCGACCGGATGCTGCCCGCCTTCGCCGATCACGACTTCCTCTATCGCGCGATGCTGGACGAACTGCTCGACCGACTGGGCGACGTGCAGCGCGACCTGCCCGAAGCGCTGGTGATCGGCTGCCCGGACGGCAGCGCGAAGGCGGCGCTGGAGGCGATGGGCAAGCGTGTCGCCTGCGCCGATCCCGGATTTCTGGCGGCCAGGGCAGCGCATGGCGTGCAGGCGGACGAGGATGCCCTGCCATTTGCCGACGACAGTTTCGATCTGGTGATCGCCTGCGGCACGCTGGACAGCGTCAACGACCTGCCCGGCGCGCTGATCCTGATGCGGCGCGTGCTGCGACCCGATGGGCTGATGCTGGCGGCGTTCACGGGTGCGGGCAGCCTGCCGCGCCTCAAATCCGCGCTGCTTGCGGCGGAAGGGGACCGACCGGGCCAGCATGTCCACCCACAGGTCGATGTGCGCTCGGCGGGCGATCTGCTCAGCCGTGCGGGCTTCGCCATGCCGGTCGCGGATGGGGAGACGCTGACCATCCGCTATGGCGACATCATGCGCCTGATGCACGACCTGCGCGGCATGGGCGCTGGCAATGTGCTCGACACGCGCGCGCCTGCCCTGACGCGCGCTGTGCTGATGCGCGCAGCGAGCCACTTCGCGGACGCCGCCGATCCGGATGGGCGCACAGCGGAGCAGATGGCGCTGGTCTATCTGTCCGGCTGGAAACCCGATCCCAGCCAGGCTGCCCCGGCGAAGCGCGGCAGCGCGACGGTATCGCTGGCGGCGGCGTTGAAGGGGAAGGGGTGA
- a CDS encoding ComF family protein yields MMSLAPLLKHVLRPAVDYALPPRCPGCGAIVGEDFAFCLSCWGGMAFLGDPCCARCGVPFAHDMGEEAQCGACLADPPAWDGARAVLAYGDVARTVALRLKYGRRIGLARLIARQMLRHVGDEAALIVPVPLHRWRLWHRGFNQAALIADHLGRLTGWPVDKRALLRVKRTAPLRGMNPAARAKAVRGAFALADAQAVKGRRILLIDDVHTSGATAAACTRALKGGGASAVRLLCWARVLPDAMD; encoded by the coding sequence ATGATGTCGCTCGCCCCGCTTCTCAAGCATGTCCTGCGCCCGGCCGTCGATTACGCGCTGCCGCCGCGTTGCCCCGGCTGCGGCGCCATCGTGGGGGAGGATTTCGCCTTCTGCCTGTCCTGCTGGGGCGGGATGGCGTTTCTGGGTGACCCCTGTTGCGCGCGATGCGGCGTCCCTTTCGCGCATGATATGGGTGAGGAGGCGCAATGCGGCGCATGCCTGGCCGACCCGCCCGCTTGGGACGGCGCGCGGGCGGTGCTGGCCTATGGCGATGTCGCGCGCACGGTGGCGCTGCGGCTGAAATATGGGCGGCGCATCGGGCTGGCGCGGCTGATCGCGCGGCAGATGCTGCGCCATGTCGGGGATGAGGCGGCGCTGATCGTGCCGGTGCCGCTGCACCGCTGGCGGCTGTGGCATCGCGGATTCAACCAGGCGGCGCTGATCGCCGATCATCTGGGGCGGCTGACCGGATGGCCGGTCGACAAGCGCGCCCTGCTGCGCGTGAAGCGCACCGCCCCGCTGCGCGGCATGAACCCGGCGGCGCGGGCGAAGGCGGTGCGCGGCGCCTTCGCGCTGGCCGATGCGCAGGCGGTGAAGGGACGGCGCATCCTGCTGATCGATGACGTGCATACCAGCGGCGCGACGGCGGCGGCCTGCACGCGTGCGCTGAAAGGCGGCGGGGCTTCGGCGGTACGGTTGCTCTGCTGGGCGCGCGTCCTGCCGGACGCCATGGATTGA
- the grxC gene encoding glutaredoxin 3 — protein sequence MANVEIYTKAWCGYCARAKALLTEKGVAFEEYDISMGGPKRDEMQERAPGSSTVPQIFIDGQMIGGSDDLSALNRAGKLDALLGL from the coding sequence ATGGCGAATGTCGAAATCTATACGAAGGCCTGGTGCGGCTATTGCGCACGGGCAAAGGCGCTGCTGACCGAAAAAGGCGTCGCGTTCGAGGAATATGATATCAGCATGGGCGGCCCCAAGCGGGACGAAATGCAGGAACGGGCGCCGGGCAGCAGCACCGTGCCGCAAATCTTCATCGACGGGCAAATGATCGGCGGCAGTGACGACCTGTCCGCGCTCAACCGTGCGGGCAAGCTGGACGCGTTGCTCGGCCTGTGA